In Deinococcus puniceus, one genomic interval encodes:
- a CDS encoding HD-GYP domain-containing protein, with product MFRRPRQPQTPTPEPRKTGPTPSAEAPDATRVLSELLARPSTEGILEGALAHAALLLGGQTHGFAVLRRGQDRVVAVFGYPKALIGTALSGPWASMRARLLADGSRELYEMNPPELHAILDDAGMREVPVTLVIPLSDRGRNLGALVLDRVVADPISPTQMETVSRWATAVGPLLGILDSRDDWRHAARQITTALVEAVESREFDALGHAQAVADVSLKLGRAVGLAERELEELWYAATLHDLGKIHGEQGHAMVGANFLHGVPHLAEAQKAIRHHHERWDGQGDPDKLTGEDIPLYARILAVANAYVRVGDIERLRGQAGKGLDARLLTVLEKLPQ from the coding sequence GTGTTCCGACGCCCACGCCAGCCGCAGACGCCCACCCCGGAACCCCGGAAGACTGGCCCCACGCCGTCTGCCGAGGCTCCAGACGCCACCCGCGTTCTCTCGGAGTTGCTGGCCCGCCCCAGCACCGAAGGCATTTTGGAAGGTGCTTTGGCCCACGCCGCGCTCCTGCTGGGCGGCCAAACCCACGGCTTCGCGGTGCTGAGGCGCGGCCAAGACCGGGTGGTGGCTGTGTTCGGCTATCCCAAAGCCCTGATCGGTACGGCCCTCAGCGGCCCTTGGGCCAGTATGCGTGCCCGCCTGTTGGCCGACGGATCGCGCGAACTGTACGAGATGAACCCGCCCGAACTGCACGCCATTTTGGACGATGCAGGCATGCGAGAAGTGCCCGTGACGCTGGTGATTCCCCTGAGTGACCGGGGCCGCAACCTAGGGGCGCTGGTGCTAGACCGCGTGGTGGCCGATCCGATTTCGCCCACGCAGATGGAAACGGTGTCGCGCTGGGCCACCGCCGTAGGGCCGCTGCTGGGCATTCTGGATTCCCGCGACGACTGGCGGCACGCGGCGCGGCAAATTACGACGGCGCTGGTAGAAGCCGTGGAAAGCCGGGAATTCGACGCGTTGGGCCACGCACAGGCCGTAGCCGACGTGAGCCTGAAATTGGGCCGCGCTGTGGGGCTGGCCGAGCGTGAACTGGAAGAACTCTGGTACGCCGCTACCCTGCACGATCTGGGCAAGATTCACGGCGAACAGGGCCACGCGATGGTGGGGGCCAATTTCCTTCATGGCGTGCCGCACTTGGCCGAGGCGCAGAAGGCCATTCGGCACCACCACGAGCGCTGGGACGGGCAAGGCGACCCCGACAAACTGACGGGCGAGGACATTCCGCTCTACGCCCGAATTTTGGCCGTTGCCAACGCTTATGTGCGTGTGGGCGACATAGAGCGCCTGCGCGGTCAAGCCGGAAAAGGGCTGGACGCCCGCCTGCTGACGGTGCTGGAGAAGCTGCCGCAGTGA